One window of the Pseudofrankia sp. DC12 genome contains the following:
- a CDS encoding ABC transporter permease → MSTTYTVRDSATMLRRNLLHIRRYPSLSIMLIAQPVLFLLLFVYVFGGTLGAGLPGHQGGGRGDYLVFITPGILIMTVASVALGTAISTATDMTTGIISRFRTMNIARASVLTGHVLGAVLKTCFAVVVVTAFAFLLGFRSGASPLDWLGAVGLLVLIAFSLTWLTVGMGLAADSVETASNTPLFLVMLPFISSGFVPTDAMPVGLRQFARYQPFTPMINTLRALVTGTPTGSDLWLAVGWCALIALLGYLWSRRLFLRVPAK, encoded by the coding sequence GTGAGCACCACCTACACCGTTCGCGACTCGGCGACGATGCTACGGCGCAACCTGCTGCACATCCGCCGCTACCCATCGCTGTCGATCATGCTGATCGCGCAGCCGGTCCTGTTCCTGCTGCTGTTCGTCTACGTGTTCGGCGGGACCCTGGGCGCCGGCCTGCCGGGCCACCAGGGCGGCGGCCGCGGCGACTACCTCGTCTTCATCACGCCCGGCATCCTGATCATGACCGTCGCCAGCGTCGCGCTCGGCACCGCGATCTCGACCGCGACCGACATGACCACCGGGATCATCTCCCGGTTCCGCACCATGAACATCGCCCGGGCGTCGGTGCTCACCGGCCACGTGCTGGGTGCCGTCCTCAAGACCTGTTTCGCCGTGGTGGTCGTGACGGCGTTCGCGTTCCTGCTCGGGTTCCGCTCCGGCGCGAGCCCGCTGGACTGGCTCGGCGCGGTCGGCCTGCTGGTCCTCATCGCGTTCTCCCTCACCTGGCTGACCGTCGGCATGGGCCTGGCCGCGGACAGCGTCGAGACGGCCAGCAACACCCCGCTGTTCCTGGTCATGCTGCCGTTCATCAGCAGCGGCTTCGTGCCGACCGACGCGATGCCGGTCGGCCTGCGCCAGTTCGCGCGGTACCAGCCGTTCACACCGATGATCAACACCCTGCGCGCGCTCGTCACGGGCACCCCGACGGGCTCCGACCTGTGGCTGGCGGTCGGCTGGTGCGCCCTGATCGCGCTGCTGGGCTACCTCTGGTCCCGTCGGCTGTTCCTGCGCGTTCCCGCGAAATAG
- a CDS encoding ATP-binding cassette domain-containing protein: MTTNDPAIEVAGLTKSYGDHAVLDGVDLTVPAGTVYALLGPNGAGKTTIVNILATLLTPDDGEIRVAGFDVRREPAGVRAAIGVTGQFSAIDELLTGAENLRLMADLAHLDRAATTTAVTVMLERFDLVDAADRRAQAYSGGMKRRLDLAMTLIARPQLIFLDEPTTGLDPRSRRDLWAIVREQVADGVTVLLTTQYLDEADQLADRIGVLDGGRLVAEGTAAQLKRRVPGGHVSVQFTDAAGLAAAAATYPEARSDISALTLQIPGDGSVAALRRVLGGLDDDRVAGLTVESADLDDVFLALTGHAAQAPASEEVSA, translated from the coding sequence ATGACCACTAACGACCCCGCGATCGAGGTCGCCGGGCTCACCAAGTCCTACGGCGACCACGCCGTGCTGGACGGCGTCGACCTGACCGTCCCGGCGGGCACCGTCTACGCGCTCCTCGGCCCCAACGGCGCCGGCAAGACGACCATCGTCAACATCCTGGCGACCCTGCTGACCCCCGATGACGGCGAGATCCGCGTCGCCGGCTTCGACGTGCGGCGCGAGCCGGCCGGGGTGCGCGCCGCGATCGGTGTCACCGGGCAGTTCTCGGCGATCGACGAGCTCCTCACCGGAGCTGAGAACCTCCGGCTGATGGCCGACCTGGCGCACCTGGACCGGGCGGCCACGACCACCGCCGTGACCGTGATGCTGGAGCGCTTCGACCTCGTCGACGCGGCCGACCGGCGGGCGCAGGCCTATTCGGGCGGCATGAAGCGGCGGCTGGACCTCGCGATGACGCTCATCGCCCGGCCCCAGCTGATCTTCCTCGACGAGCCGACGACCGGCCTCGACCCGCGCAGCCGGCGCGACCTGTGGGCCATCGTGCGCGAGCAGGTCGCCGACGGCGTGACGGTGCTGCTGACGACGCAGTACCTCGACGAGGCCGACCAGCTGGCCGACCGCATAGGAGTGCTCGACGGCGGCCGGCTGGTCGCCGAGGGCACGGCCGCCCAGCTGAAGCGGCGAGTGCCCGGCGGGCACGTGTCGGTGCAGTTCACCGACGCCGCGGGGCTGGCCGCGGCAGCGGCGACCTACCCGGAGGCGAGGTCCGACATCAGCGCGCTCACCCTGCAGATACCGGGCGACGGCAGCGTCGCCGCGCTGCGCCGCGTCCTTGGCGGCCTCGACGACGACCGCGTCGCCGGCCTGACGGTCGAGTCCGCGGACCTCGACGACGTGTTTCTCGCTCTTACCGGCCACGCGGCGCAGGCGCCCGCCTCCGAGGAGGTCTCCGCGTGA
- a CDS encoding CocE/NonD family hydrolase encodes MSLASRMIGNRYGLPPASGRAKAEKGLQIPGADGQILLADRYYPADSGDSSDTGERTPPPILLIRSPYGRGALFGAGQGLLFAERGYQVVIQSCRGTSGSAGPFVPQVHEKADGLAALEWIRSQPWYGGTIATIGPSYLGYTQWAVAGEKEAQLAAIVPTITMPHFALPTYDGGSFSLANSLEWSSMMANMRQGGLAMARVMLAQLRGGSPALRRGMATLPLSESDTAVLGRHVDFYQDWLTHGPDDEYWTRQDHRPTLANVTAPVLMVTGWYDIFLPWQIESYQLLRDAGNPPRLVVGPWFHVSRDAAGPTMTETLAFLDAQVRGIGPAPDPIVRAYVTGEGGGWREYPHWPPPGIVPTTYHLQPGGNLSTDEPAAGGEPDVIRYDPADPTPSLGGPRLGRDAGAQDNAALEARADVLTYTGPPLAAPVQFAGTVTASIEASSDRETFDVFVRLCDVSPAGVSTNVCDRLVRLAPDPQAPPGTVRAASLQLWPAAHHFQTGHRIRVQVSCGAHPRYARNLGTGEPLASATTMLTATQHIHHDAAHPSSVVLPVLPTAAS; translated from the coding sequence ATGTCTCTCGCCAGCCGGATGATCGGCAACCGGTACGGTCTGCCGCCGGCCAGCGGCCGGGCCAAGGCCGAGAAGGGCCTCCAGATCCCAGGCGCGGACGGGCAGATCCTGCTCGCCGACCGCTACTACCCGGCCGACAGCGGGGACAGCTCGGACACCGGTGAGCGCACACCTCCGCCGATCCTGCTCATCCGGTCGCCGTACGGTCGCGGCGCCCTGTTCGGCGCCGGGCAGGGCCTGCTGTTCGCCGAGCGTGGCTACCAGGTGGTCATCCAGAGCTGTCGCGGCACGTCCGGCTCGGCCGGGCCGTTCGTGCCCCAGGTGCACGAGAAGGCCGACGGGCTGGCGGCGCTGGAGTGGATTCGGAGCCAGCCCTGGTACGGCGGGACGATCGCGACGATCGGCCCCAGCTACCTCGGCTACACCCAGTGGGCGGTGGCCGGCGAGAAGGAGGCCCAGCTCGCCGCGATCGTCCCGACGATCACGATGCCGCACTTCGCGTTGCCCACCTACGACGGCGGCTCGTTCTCCCTGGCCAACAGCCTGGAATGGTCGTCGATGATGGCGAACATGCGGCAGGGCGGCCTGGCGATGGCCCGGGTGATGCTCGCCCAGCTGCGCGGCGGCTCACCGGCGCTGCGGCGCGGGATGGCGACCCTGCCGCTGTCCGAGTCGGACACCGCCGTCCTCGGCCGCCACGTGGACTTCTACCAGGACTGGCTGACCCACGGCCCGGACGACGAGTACTGGACCCGGCAGGATCACCGGCCCACCCTCGCGAACGTCACCGCGCCGGTCCTGATGGTGACCGGCTGGTACGACATCTTCCTGCCCTGGCAGATCGAGAGCTACCAGCTCCTGCGCGACGCGGGCAACCCGCCCCGGCTCGTCGTCGGGCCCTGGTTCCACGTCTCGCGCGACGCCGCCGGGCCGACCATGACCGAGACGCTCGCCTTCCTCGACGCCCAGGTCCGCGGCATCGGACCAGCGCCGGACCCGATCGTCCGGGCCTACGTCACCGGCGAGGGCGGCGGGTGGCGGGAGTATCCGCACTGGCCGCCGCCCGGCATCGTCCCGACGACCTACCACCTGCAGCCGGGCGGGAACCTCTCGACAGACGAGCCGGCGGCCGGCGGCGAGCCGGACGTCATCCGCTACGACCCGGCCGACCCGACCCCGTCGCTCGGCGGCCCCCGGCTGGGCCGCGATGCCGGCGCCCAGGACAACGCGGCGCTTGAGGCCCGCGCCGACGTCCTGACCTACACCGGCCCGCCGCTGGCCGCCCCCGTGCAGTTCGCGGGCACCGTGACCGCGTCGATCGAGGCCAGCTCGGACCGGGAGACCTTCGACGTCTTCGTCCGGCTGTGCGACGTGTCCCCGGCGGGCGTCTCGACCAACGTCTGCGACCGGCTGGTCCGGCTCGCGCCCGACCCGCAGGCGCCACCCGGGACCGTCCGGGCGGCCAGCCTCCAGCTGTGGCCGGCGGCCCACCACTTCCAGACCGGGCATCGCATCCGCGTGCAGGTCTCCTGCGGGGCGCACCCGCGCTACGCCCGCAACCTCGGCACCGGCGAGCCGCTCGCGTCGGCGACGACGATGCTCACCGCGACCCAGCACATCCACCACGATGCCGCGCATCCCTCGTCGGTCGTCCTGCCCGTCCTGCCCACGGCGGCGAGCTGA
- a CDS encoding serine/threonine protein kinase has translation MTIVLMYNGSTNCVVTMKSGAGVGTAQAMSASVQAQNGSSKVADSGSYQYYAGPVKTYAKAICVKWGGSLGSVSWTSGWSHCG, from the coding sequence GTGACGATCGTGCTGATGTACAACGGCAGCACCAACTGCGTGGTGACGATGAAGTCTGGCGCGGGCGTGGGCACGGCTCAGGCCATGTCGGCCTCGGTGCAGGCGCAGAACGGATCTTCGAAGGTGGCCGATTCGGGCTCCTACCAGTACTACGCCGGGCCGGTGAAGACGTATGCGAAGGCCATCTGCGTGAAGTGGGGCGGCAGCCTCGGCAGCGTCTCCTGGACGAGTGGCTGGTCCCACTGCGGCTGA
- a CDS encoding DJ-1/PfpI family protein, which yields MTFDGFNELDSFIAAAIINRCRRGGLTAYLTTPTPVVTSMNGVEVTGQRPLDFAAQADVVLVGSGVRTRDIVRDESLIASLSLDPGRQLIGSQCSGALVLARLGLLAGAPACTDATSRPFVEACGVRVLDKPFHSVGNLATAGGCLASQYLAAWVIARTLGEPAARAAIDYVAPIGEKRDTVERVIAAISGDNR from the coding sequence CTGACGTTCGACGGCTTCAACGAGCTGGACAGCTTCATCGCCGCCGCGATCATCAACCGGTGCCGCCGTGGCGGTCTGACGGCCTATCTCACCACGCCTACTCCGGTGGTCACCTCGATGAACGGCGTCGAGGTGACCGGTCAGCGCCCGCTGGACTTCGCCGCGCAGGCCGACGTCGTGCTGGTCGGCAGCGGTGTCCGCACCCGCGACATCGTCCGTGACGAGAGCCTGATCGCGTCGCTGTCGCTGGACCCGGGCCGGCAGCTGATCGGCTCGCAGTGCTCGGGCGCCCTGGTCCTGGCCCGGCTCGGCCTGCTCGCGGGCGCCCCCGCGTGCACGGACGCGACCAGCCGCCCGTTCGTCGAGGCGTGCGGAGTGAGGGTGCTGGACAAGCCGTTCCACTCCGTCGGCAACCTCGCCACCGCCGGCGGCTGCCTCGCCTCGCAGTACCTCGCCGCCTGGGTCATCGCGCGCACCCTCGGCGAGCCCGCCGCCCGGGCCGCGATCGACTATGTCGCTCCCATCGGCGAGAAGCGGGACACCGTCGAACGTGTCATCGCCGCGATCTCCGGAGATAACCGGTGA
- a CDS encoding APC family permease, whose product MSAVAPTVTVRTPPEKGLKTGALGLASSVVIGVASTAPAYSLAATLGLVVSFVGIHTPIVVILAFVPILFTSIGYAELNRVDPDCGTTFTWAGRAFGPSAGWWGGWAIIAADVLVMASLAQVAGQYLFLLFNADGIGSDPASSWVLLVGILWIILMSYICYRGIEISANIQKALLAVEVVVLLVFSIVALVKVGAGTAPVGSLGVSWSWFNPFGGDFASFFNGITLMLFIYWGWDSAVAVNEETENPTETPGRAAILSTVLLLVTYILVTMAAQSFAGVGDSGIGLANPDHSGDVLSILGKAVFGGSGFGSVLSHLLILMVLTSAAACTQTTILPTARTTLSMAVHKAIPASFARMHPKYLTPTVSTVVMGTISVVLYVAMNYMSSGQVISDAVTAIGLFIAIYYGLTGFTCTWAFRRTLLHSMRSFWLRGVLPTLGGLILWFAGAWTVWSGWDVATDDSYTTWLMPFAPHWRIGGVFLVAFASVLVGLVAFVIWRIVKPSYFTGETLRQDLAVTETGEIVHIDPGTAGA is encoded by the coding sequence ATGTCCGCAGTCGCACCGACGGTCACCGTCCGCACACCGCCCGAGAAAGGGCTGAAGACCGGCGCTCTCGGGCTCGCGTCCTCCGTGGTGATCGGCGTCGCCTCGACGGCGCCGGCCTACAGCCTCGCCGCCACCCTCGGGCTGGTCGTGTCGTTCGTGGGCATCCACACGCCCATCGTCGTCATCCTGGCGTTCGTCCCGATCCTGTTCACCTCGATCGGCTACGCCGAGCTCAACCGCGTCGACCCGGACTGCGGCACGACGTTCACCTGGGCCGGGCGTGCGTTCGGGCCGAGCGCAGGCTGGTGGGGCGGCTGGGCGATCATCGCGGCCGACGTGCTGGTCATGGCGAGCCTGGCCCAGGTCGCCGGCCAGTACCTGTTCCTGCTGTTCAACGCGGACGGGATCGGCTCCGACCCGGCCAGCTCCTGGGTGCTCCTGGTCGGCATCCTGTGGATCATCCTGATGAGCTACATCTGCTATCGCGGCATCGAGATCTCGGCCAACATCCAGAAGGCGCTGCTCGCGGTCGAGGTCGTCGTGCTGCTCGTCTTCTCGATCGTCGCCCTGGTCAAGGTCGGCGCCGGGACCGCGCCGGTCGGGTCGCTCGGCGTGAGCTGGTCCTGGTTCAACCCGTTCGGCGGCGACTTCGCGAGCTTCTTCAACGGCATCACGCTGATGCTGTTCATCTACTGGGGCTGGGACTCCGCCGTCGCCGTCAACGAGGAGACCGAGAACCCGACCGAGACGCCGGGGCGCGCGGCCATCCTGTCGACGGTGCTGCTGCTGGTCACGTACATCCTCGTGACGATGGCGGCCCAGTCGTTCGCCGGCGTCGGCGACAGCGGGATCGGCCTCGCCAACCCGGACCACTCCGGCGACGTCCTGTCGATCCTCGGCAAGGCTGTCTTCGGCGGGTCGGGCTTCGGCTCGGTCCTGTCCCACCTGCTGATCCTCATGGTGCTGACGTCGGCCGCGGCCTGCACGCAGACGACGATCCTGCCGACCGCCCGCACCACCCTGTCGATGGCCGTCCACAAGGCGATCCCGGCCTCGTTCGCCCGCATGCACCCGAAGTACCTGACGCCGACCGTGTCGACGGTGGTCATGGGCACGATCTCGGTGGTGCTGTACGTCGCGATGAACTACATGTCGTCGGGCCAGGTGATCAGCGACGCGGTCACGGCGATCGGCCTGTTCATCGCGATCTACTACGGGCTGACCGGCTTCACCTGCACCTGGGCGTTCCGCAGGACGCTGCTGCACAGCATGCGGTCGTTCTGGCTGCGGGGCGTGCTGCCGACGCTTGGCGGCCTGATCCTGTGGTTCGCCGGCGCGTGGACGGTCTGGAGCGGCTGGGACGTGGCGACCGATGACAGCTACACCACCTGGCTGATGCCGTTCGCCCCGCACTGGCGGATCGGCGGGGTCTTCCTGGTCGCGTTCGCCTCGGTCCTCGTCGGGCTGGTGGCGTTCGTCATCTGGCGGATCGTCAAGCCGTCGTACTTCACCGGCGAGACGCTGCGGCAGGACCTCGCGGTCACCGAGACCGGCGAGATCGTGCACATCGACCCCGGGACCGCCGGTGCCTGA
- a CDS encoding AI-2E family transporter: MSSTGTPKGSLARPLVILLGLASVAVATGGARAFRDTLGPAFLALVLVVTVHPLQAWLRRHGVPGWIGVVVVMATIYAILAGLLVALVASAARLITLLPDYRPQFEQLLDQGSRWLEDLGVQPQQASAAVGRLDLSKLAGVLRKILSGLASVGSSLVFLVTLVFFLAIDGESFARRLDVVAGSRPLLAAALRDFARNTRRYLAVSSLFGLVVAALDVLSLQWLAIPLPLLWGLLSFITNYIPNIGFVVGLIPPALLGLLEGGVIRMLWVVVVYSLVNMVVQSFIQPKIVGNVVRLSATLTFLSVVFWAYVLGPLGALLAVPMTLLAKALLIDADPAAQWLRPLLGDTAAEAAGADGSARASPPA; encoded by the coding sequence ATGTCTTCTACCGGTACCCCGAAAGGATCGTTGGCCCGCCCGCTGGTGATCCTGCTGGGACTGGCCTCGGTGGCCGTCGCGACGGGCGGAGCCCGGGCCTTCCGGGACACGCTCGGCCCGGCGTTCCTGGCGTTGGTCCTCGTCGTCACCGTGCACCCCCTGCAGGCGTGGCTGCGCCGGCACGGGGTGCCCGGGTGGATCGGCGTCGTCGTGGTGATGGCGACGATCTACGCGATCCTGGCGGGCCTCCTGGTCGCCCTGGTCGCGTCGGCCGCCCGGCTGATCACATTGCTGCCGGACTACCGCCCGCAGTTCGAGCAACTGCTGGACCAGGGCTCGCGGTGGCTGGAGGACCTCGGTGTCCAGCCGCAACAGGCCAGCGCCGCGGTCGGCCGGCTCGACCTGTCCAAGCTGGCCGGCGTGCTGCGCAAGATTCTCTCCGGGCTGGCCTCGGTGGGGTCCAGCCTCGTTTTCCTCGTGACGCTGGTCTTCTTCCTGGCGATCGACGGAGAGTCCTTCGCGCGCAGGCTTGACGTGGTCGCCGGCTCACGGCCGCTCCTGGCGGCGGCCTTGCGGGATTTCGCCCGCAACACCCGCCGTTACCTGGCCGTCTCCTCGCTCTTCGGGCTGGTCGTCGCCGCGCTCGACGTGCTTTCGCTGCAGTGGCTGGCGATCCCGCTACCGCTGTTGTGGGGGCTCTTGTCCTTCATCACCAACTACATCCCCAACATCGGGTTCGTGGTGGGCCTGATCCCGCCGGCGCTGCTCGGCCTGCTCGAGGGCGGCGTGATTCGGATGCTCTGGGTCGTGGTCGTCTACTCCTTGGTCAACATGGTGGTGCAGTCGTTCATCCAGCCGAAGATCGTCGGCAACGTGGTGCGGCTGTCCGCCACGTTGACCTTCTTGTCGGTGGTGTTCTGGGCATACGTTCTCGGCCCGCTCGGGGCGCTGCTGGCGGTTCCGATGACCCTGCTGGCCAAGGCGCTGCTCATCGACGCCGATCCCGCGGCCCAGTGGCTGCGCCCGCTCCTGGGCGACACCGCCGCCGAGGCCGCGGGAGCGGATGGCTCGGCCCGTGCCTCTCCGCCAGCCTAG
- a CDS encoding SHOCT domain-containing protein encodes MNYPLLGVFLTMLWFCLFAIWMGLLFVVMADIFRSRDLSGWGKAGWVVGTIIFPLVGVLCYMAVRGDGMSERSAEETKQRAAHYQGFRPSAVQPRAVSDEVAKLADLRKRGEITQAEYEREKSRILA; translated from the coding sequence ATGAACTATCCACTTCTCGGTGTGTTCTTGACGATGCTCTGGTTCTGCCTGTTCGCGATCTGGATGGGCCTCCTTTTCGTCGTGATGGCCGACATATTCCGTAGCCGGGACCTTTCGGGCTGGGGCAAGGCCGGCTGGGTGGTCGGGACGATCATCTTTCCGCTGGTGGGAGTCCTGTGCTACATGGCCGTCCGCGGGGACGGTATGAGCGAGCGGTCCGCCGAGGAGACGAAGCAGCGCGCGGCCCATTACCAGGGCTTCCGGCCTTCCGCTGTGCAGCCTCGTGCGGTCTCCGACGAGGTGGCGAAGCTTGCCGACCTCCGTAAGCGGGGTGAGATCACCCAGGCCGAGTACGAGCGTGAGAAGTCGCGAATCCTGGCCTGA
- a CDS encoding FUSC family protein: MSGRVSVRGAFTVRRPPPGRGRLSLVSALATGIPLILGEVTGQLALGLTATLGAVTAIYYPRSSWRYRARALPVVAVGSAAAGTIGAMAGGNPWRTAIAVAAVAFVATVLFAALLAPPPGAVPIVVACAVATQLPPGIANIGTRAALTLAGAAFAYLLTMICAHGDQTGPSRRAVAEALKALAAMSDTVGTKQTEVTRHDAEREIRRAEVIVARDRPGGALAAIAARLRRVFTRIVDYATLTGRRPPASVAGRLREYAAGVANGRYDLRRGSGGWRGPGRWRRRPPQPPARPDGAGTAALATAWAGAAGRANVLADRTEARSRPAGRTRTSAPAKTAGPGPRHGRAAARHRQDHTSWAWHRLAVTVADLARPTGVRPLAPIIAPTRDLLADGLRPRSPAWPWATRCCLATAAAALLAIAAGVDRPYWAPVAAASVLEVRTARVAGQHTVQHLLGTALGALVAFALLTVPLPLWSLIVGVMVLQAAIELLNPANGGFGALLVMPLTMLVAQVAGPGQSAESMLTSRLVDTLLGLVVGLAASLVLWPRVAGHRLPYALGDCVGAIGTLLANLLAEASGPGTPPATRATQGPDRGGREQRRDRRDRRRGADRHHVEATLEWLSEMHVEADNEPGEAARATWPTVVAARRLGYLVLLEPPGLRDALPATAATPEGIRLLFGQLAAGMRGDDRPPPPEPVGLPPFPPLRREFAALVDSAPHR; this comes from the coding sequence GTGTCGGGCCGGGTTTCGGTGCGGGGCGCCTTCACGGTGCGCCGGCCGCCACCCGGGCGGGGGCGCCTTTCGCTGGTCAGCGCGCTGGCCACGGGGATTCCGCTGATCCTCGGGGAGGTGACGGGCCAGCTCGCTCTGGGGCTGACCGCCACCTTGGGGGCGGTGACCGCGATCTACTACCCGAGGTCCAGCTGGCGGTACCGGGCGCGGGCGCTGCCGGTCGTCGCGGTCGGTTCCGCCGCCGCGGGCACCATCGGGGCCATGGCCGGGGGCAACCCGTGGCGGACCGCCATCGCGGTCGCCGCCGTGGCGTTCGTCGCCACGGTGCTGTTCGCGGCCCTGCTCGCGCCCCCACCCGGCGCCGTGCCCATCGTGGTCGCCTGCGCCGTCGCCACCCAGCTTCCGCCAGGCATCGCGAACATCGGGACGCGTGCCGCACTCACGCTCGCCGGCGCGGCCTTCGCCTACTTACTCACGATGATCTGCGCCCACGGCGACCAGACCGGGCCAAGCAGGCGCGCAGTGGCCGAGGCCCTGAAAGCGCTCGCCGCCATGTCCGACACCGTCGGAACGAAACAGACCGAGGTCACCCGGCACGACGCCGAGCGGGAGATCCGGCGAGCCGAGGTGATCGTGGCCCGGGACCGCCCTGGCGGCGCGCTCGCCGCCATCGCCGCCCGGCTGCGCCGCGTCTTCACCCGGATCGTCGACTACGCGACCCTGACCGGGCGACGACCGCCGGCCAGCGTGGCCGGGCGGCTGCGGGAGTATGCCGCGGGCGTCGCCAACGGCCGTTACGACCTACGGCGAGGTTCTGGCGGGTGGCGTGGTCCTGGCCGGTGGCGTCGCCGCCCGCCGCAGCCGCCCGCGCGGCCGGACGGCGCCGGTACCGCCGCGCTGGCCACTGCCTGGGCCGGCGCCGCGGGGCGCGCCAACGTCCTGGCCGACCGCACCGAGGCACGGAGCCGCCCTGCGGGGCGGACCCGGACCTCGGCGCCGGCCAAGACCGCCGGGCCGGGGCCCCGCCACGGCCGGGCGGCGGCGCGGCACCGGCAGGACCACACGTCGTGGGCCTGGCACCGGCTCGCCGTGACGGTGGCCGACCTGGCCCGCCCCACCGGGGTACGGCCACTGGCGCCGATCATCGCACCGACCCGCGACCTGCTGGCGGACGGGCTGCGGCCGCGGTCACCGGCATGGCCGTGGGCGACGCGGTGTTGCCTCGCGACGGCCGCCGCGGCGCTGCTCGCGATCGCCGCCGGTGTCGACCGGCCGTACTGGGCCCCGGTCGCCGCCGCCTCGGTCCTGGAGGTGCGGACGGCCCGGGTAGCCGGGCAGCACACCGTGCAGCACCTGCTCGGCACCGCCCTGGGGGCACTCGTCGCCTTCGCGCTGCTGACCGTCCCGCTGCCCCTGTGGTCGCTGATCGTAGGCGTCATGGTCCTGCAGGCCGCGATCGAGCTGCTCAACCCGGCCAACGGCGGGTTCGGGGCGCTGCTGGTGATGCCGCTGACGATGCTCGTCGCCCAGGTCGCTGGTCCGGGCCAGTCGGCCGAGTCGATGCTGACCTCCCGGCTCGTCGACACGCTGCTCGGGCTGGTCGTCGGCCTGGCCGCCTCGCTGGTCCTGTGGCCACGGGTCGCCGGCCACCGGCTGCCGTACGCGCTGGGCGACTGCGTGGGCGCCATCGGCACCCTGCTGGCGAACCTCCTCGCGGAGGCTTCGGGCCCAGGCACTCCCCCGGCCACGCGGGCTACCCAGGGGCCCGACCGCGGCGGACGGGAGCAGCGGCGGGACCGGCGGGACCGGCGGCGCGGAGCGGACCGCCACCACGTCGAGGCGACCCTCGAATGGCTCTCCGAAATGCACGTCGAGGCCGACAACGAGCCAGGAGAGGCAGCACGGGCGACCTGGCCCACAGTGGTCGCCGCCCGCCGGCTCGGCTACCTCGTCCTGCTGGAACCGCCCGGGCTGCGCGATGCCCTGCCCGCCACCGCCGCCACCCCCGAAGGCATCCGGCTCCTGTTCGGCCAGCTCGCCGCTGGCATGCGCGGCGACGACCGGCCGCCGCCACCCGAGCCGGTGGGGCTGCCCCCGTTTCCGCCCCTACGGCGCGAGTTCGCGGCCCTCGTCGACTCCGCCCCCCACCGCTGA